The DNA sequence AGTCTTATCTCCACTCTGCCCCCTAGTGAAGTCTACAGAGCAGCAAGGACTGCCAGCCTCTCTGGAACCTTCCAAAGTAATAAGGGAGGATTTATTCTTTGGGTGAGAATGGCCACATGGCTGGTGACTTAGCACACTCAATGGGGGTTGCATCTCAGGTCTAACTTGTCCCCACCCCTGACTCTAGTCAGGACAGGATTCTTTGTAGGCAACATGCAAGGCAAGAGCTCATTCCTCATTCTGCTGCATGCTGAAACTCTTTCCTGGTTCCAGCTCACTAGGGAAGGTCCCTATGGAAGACCATGGGCTCTCTTGAGGAAACGGGTTCAGGAGCAGAGGCCTGTGAAGCTCGCAGTCAGTGGACACAAACTAATGACTGGAAATATTGACAAAGAACCACAATAGATATTTTATGGTTGTCACCCAacacacactcatgaactcacacatacaaacataacgAGACaagcacaaaaatacaaaaaaattcaaaattgtttgttttattcattttacttcatTGGGCTCTCAGCCTTTGTTGATTTCATAGACCCCAGAGTGTGAACAGTTTGAGAGATTTTGGAAGTCAAACTCCCATGTCATCTGTGAGATAAAGGATTCTTTCTTTGCTGGAAAGGCAGtggaaattgagagagagagagagagagagagagagagagagagagagagagagagagagagacgggaaATGTCGACATCCTCTTCCTGCTGTTCCCAAAGGGAAAGAAATTCTCACTGAAGGAGCCACGGGAATGTGAGGGGGAAAGCGCAGGGTGACTGTGACCCCCAAACTTGCACACAATAGTTTAAACAATCAAGGACAATTTCTGGATAACAAAATGGGTTTATgtattcttgggttttgttttatttcttgctctttttaaaataggatctggctcactgtgtagcccaggcaggcctagaataaaacactttcttacattaaaatatatatatgatcatTTTTATTGAGTCTAAAATACTGGGGggaggttggtttttttttttaatctgaagaaGAGAAGATTTTACTGTTGTTATCAGTTTGGCTCGGTACTTGCGCATTATTATTGATTACCATTATTGCTGAATCCTCCTTGTCCCCATGCCAAGCAGCTGAATCTCTGCCCCTACTTTCCAGGAAGGGCAAACAAAGTGCAAGGTCGGCCTCACAGATTAATTCACCGCTGCAGGTGCTCCCTGCAGACACTCCAGCTGGACTGAGGGCCCAGCCATGTCTCTACTGGCAGCTGTTCTGCTGTTCTGGGGTAAGATGTCCTGGGGCCTGGAACCTCCGGGGCAGGTGTGGTATAGACAGAAACTCACAGACTCTGTTCCTACAGGTTTCActctgggaccagccactgctgtGTTCGTCTGTAAGTTCAGCGATAGGgcctgggaaggggggggggggctatggTTACTTGGAAACCCCTTTCCTAACAGCAGTAAGTTAACCATGGCTCTTTTTTACTCCAGATACTTCCAGCGAAGCTACCCTGTGGGCAGACCCTCAGTCCCTGCTGCAACCCTGGGCCAATCTGACACTCACGTGCCAGGCTGAATTCCCTACCAAGGACTTCCAGCTGATTATGAATGGTTGGCGTCTCGATAAAGTCCACCTTGATAAATACGTCAGGTCACACCGGTTCCAGCTGGGGGCAATTACAAGCAGCAACAGGGGCCTCTACCGCTGCCGATATGGCCTGGAGCCCCCCACTAGTAAACTGACCGAGCTGAACAGGTGGACAATGCTAAGCAATCCTGTCGAGGTGACAGGGACAGGTAAGCGGGGCCGTAATGGGGTCAGCAGGCAGCGGAGGGAAGTAAATGGAAAAGCTCCAATCTGTTTCACCTGCTAGCTCTTAGCCTCAGTTTGCTCATCTGCCAAGTGGGAATGTTTATGCTGTCCCCAGAGGCTTGTGAACAATGACTCGCATAGAGTGCTGGGGACCAGCCTGACACAGAGGAATGTTTggctccctgtctctttctctaaatcccacacccacacctcctgctgcttctgccccCCTTCTATTTTTTGAGTCTGGACTCCATACTCTGACTTTCTCGGGAGTGAGACTGAAGCACTCACcatccctgccctccccctccgCAGAGCCCTTGCCCCGACCCTGGCTTTCTGCTCAGCCAGTGCCCTGGATCACCCCTTTCCTGGGCACATACCTGCTGTGTCAAGCTGCAATGCGGGGCGTCACTTTCCTGCTGAGGTTGGAAGGAGATGATAGCTTCCTGAAGGTGACTACAGCCCAAGACATGGAAAAGGCCTGGTTTGTAGTCCGCAAACCTGGCAACTACAGCTGCAGTTACCGAACTCACGCAGAGGGCATTCCCTCTGAGCCCAGTGCTTCTATGACCATCAAAGAGTATGGTGAGTGTTGAACCCCAACAATGAAAAGCCAGCATAAGACTGAGTGTGTGGTGTCCAGAGAGAAGCTGGCTGCCCCTGAGCTGTCACTAGAAGACAGAGGTTCTGGGACCCTCCAAACCAGGGTGTCCTTACTTCTTCTCAGTGATCTTCCCTGCCTTACAGCCACACCACCTCGCCCCTGAGCTGTCACTAGAAGACAGAGGTTCGGGGACCCTCCAAACCAGGGTGTCCTTACTTCTTCTCAGTGATCTTCCCTGCTTTACAGCCACACCACCTCCGCCCATTCTGTACTTTATGGGAAATTACCCAGCGGTCCAGCGTCGGAGCACACATGAGACCCTGGCCTGCAAAGCTCCTCGGAATGCAGCTGAATTCCAACTCAGGCGGGGTGAGAAGGTGCTAAACATTCCTGGGGTGAGCCCTCTCCGAGACCTCAGACTCTACTTCCTGAACTTGACCGAGCTGGAAGACCAAGGCCCTTTTACCTGCCGCTACCTTCTACACAGAAAGTTGGACACTTGGTCTGAAGACAGTGAACCCATAGAGCTCATGTGGACTGACGGTGGGTCTTGTAGCctgaattaaagaaaacaaaacaaaaacgaaacaaaacaaaacagagacagatattgaggttcaacctgaagatcagaaaagcaaaacaaccaagccactagagagcctTATCTTtaagaaatcttcagactgaaagagaatgagttcctgtTTTATtccaccttacattcctctctagtgctgggattaaaggcatgtgactccctagtactgggattaaaggtgtgagccatcaccacctggatctgttgctgaattgatcttgtatagtttagggtggccttgaactcacagagtctgccaaatgctgggattaaaggtgtgagacaccactgcctggcctctggtggcttagttttaccctctgaccttcaggcaaactttatttataaaccatatataaaatatcactatagagcTTCACAGCGGGACTGCAGACAAGAGTGGGCTGGAAAGTCAAAGGTGGTGATCAGAAGCAAGCAGGATGGGGACCCCCAAAGCAGAACCTCCAAATCTTAACATATTACCTACTCAGCTGCCATTGCCCAAGCTTTAAATAGGACAATTAATACAGCAACCTGGAGCCCCAGCAAAGAACTGGATCACCAGAGAAGTCTGGCACAGAGTTTAGTGGACCACTACATGTCAGGGTATCCTAGCAGGGATGAGGTGGGCTCGCTGTGTGCCCAGAGATTGACAAGGCTGAGCTATTGAGAGGGTGGTACAGTATCAAGCACTGTTGTTTGGGTGAAGGCTGAGTTAGCATAGGTTAGCATAGGCTGGATGGTGCTTGTTGTGCTTTCAGACTGGGCCAACGTGTCTGATCCTCTACAGAGACACTGCCCGCACCCACGCTCACTGCGGAGCCATCAAGTCAGAACCTTGAACCTGGCTCGACCGTGTATCTTCGATGTACTGCACCCAAGGCTGGCCTCCGCTTTGGCCTCCAACGCCAGGGTGACTCCGAGGAGCCTCTGCTCCAGATGCTGAAACCGTCTGGTACCGAAGCTGTCTTTGAGCTGCACAATATCTCAACAATAGACTCTGGCAACTACAGTTGTACCTACATGGAACAGGAAGCCCCCTTCTCAGGGTCCGCACCCAGTGAACTCCTGGAGCTCCACGTGAAAGGTGAGCTGAGCATGGCCGGAAGGGTGTAGGGTTCAATGTGGTCCTAACTTAGGGACCAGAGTTCCTGGGTTGTAATCCTGTCAACAGTCATCCTTCCTGGGTTATGCATTAATGAGGTATTAGACTTTGAGAATTTTGAGGTGGCCTTCCCCAGGTGAGGTGTAAAACCCTGgtttgttctctgttctctgaggtGGAAGGCAGCTCATAGAACCATGTTCAACGATGTTAGGATCCTAACTTTTCTTGTTCAGACCCACTTTCCCGtgcttcagattccctggagtgCATGCATGGAAGTCCATTCACATCACTGATTGCCTTGAGATAATCTGCCCATTTACACAGGAGAGGCCCGGGCATTATCGACCCCTCAGTTTCCTCACTAAGGGCTCAGTAGGTCAGAGTTCACTCACAAAAGACTACACAAAGGCATCAGCCCCACTCAGACCTTTGAACCGTGCTTCTGCTACAAGCACTTTTGTGAAAGATCTCTTTGCCACTACAACACTTTGGGCATCTGAGAAAGTCATGGGACAGACCAAGGGCCTGGTGGATCTCATAGACATTGTGATTTGAGGGTCCCGACACCTAGATGAGATGTAGATTTTCCAGCACCAGCGCTTATGAcgcaaggcag is a window from the Microtus ochrogaster isolate Prairie Vole_2 chromosome 15, MicOch1.0, whole genome shotgun sequence genome containing:
- the A1bg gene encoding alpha-1B-glycoprotein, which translates into the protein MSWGLEPPGQVWYRQKLTDSVPTGFTLGPATAVFVYTSSEATLWADPQSLLQPWANLTLTCQAEFPTKDFQLIMNGWRLDKVHLDKYVRSHRFQLGAITSSNRGLYRCRYGLEPPTSKLTELNRWTMLSNPVEVTGTEPLPRPWLSAQPVPWITPFLGTYLLCQAAMRGVTFLLRLEGDDSFLKVTTAQDMEKAWFVVRKPGNYSCSYRTHAEGIPSEPSASMTIKEYATPPPPILYFMGNYPAVQRRSTHETLACKAPRNAAEFQLRRGEKVLNIPGVSPLRDLRLYFLNLTELEDQGPFTCRYLLHRKLDTWSEDSEPIELMWTDETLPAPTLTAEPSSQNLEPGSTVYLRCTAPKAGLRFGLQRQGDSEEPLLQMLKPSGTEAVFELHNISTIDSGNYSCTYMEQEAPFSGSAPSELLELHVKGPPPRPKLEALWTGVVPLGHEAHFRCHGHVPRVNMELVREGFRTPFWMNQAMTSTSAELKLPFVGPQHTGNYSCRYTALSPFTFESGTSNPVEVIVEGI